A portion of the Bubalus kerabau isolate K-KA32 ecotype Philippines breed swamp buffalo chromosome 1, PCC_UOA_SB_1v2, whole genome shotgun sequence genome contains these proteins:
- the LOC129637603 gene encoding phospholipid-transporting ATPase VA-like, translating into MRKEGKKRRKRKEDKKRVVVSNLPFERWAHKENPNRHYRGNQIKTSKYTVLSFIPKNIFEQLHRFANFYFVGIVILNFIPVVNAFQPEVSVIPICTILAVTAIKDAWEDLRRYKSDQVINSRECLVYSR; encoded by the coding sequence ATGAGAAAGGAAGGCAAGAAAAGGcggaaaaggaaagaagacaagAAACGAGTGGTGGTTTCCAACCTGCCCTTTGAAAGATGGGCCCACAAAGAGAACCCCAACAGACATTATCGTGGGAATCAAATCAAGACCAGCAAGTACACTGTGTTGTCCTTTATACCCAAGAACATCTTCGAGCAGCTGCACCGGTTTGCCAACTTCTATTTTGTGGGCATCGTGATTCTGAATTTTATCCCCGTGGTCAATGCATTCCAGCCAGAGGTGAGCGTGATACCAATCTGTACCATCCTGGCAGTCACTGCCATCAAGGATGCTTGGGAAGACCTCCGGAGGTACAAATCTGATCAAGTGATCAATAGCCGAGAGTGCCTCGTCTATAGCAGGTAA